DNA sequence from the Cystobacter ferrugineus genome:
TGCTCTTCGCCCTGGACTCCATCCCCGCGGTGCTCGGCATCAGCCAGGACGCCTTCATCGTCTACACGTCCAACGTGTGCGCCATCCTCGGCCTGCGCTCGCTCTTCTTCGTGGTGGCCAGCCTCATGGACAAGTTCCACCTGCTCAAGGTGGGTCTGGCCATCATCCTCGGCTTCGTGGGCCTGAAGATGGTCATCACCTTCTTCGACATCCACATCCCCATCGGGCTGTCGCTGGGCGTGATTGGCGGGGTGCTGCTGGGCTCCATCCTGGCCTCGCTCGTGTTTCCCAAGGCCGCGGAGACCCACGGGCTGCCGGCCTCCGAGCCGAAGCGCGAGGACGCCGAGATCGAGGGGTGAGCCAGGAGGGCACCGGGGCCCTGGGCGGTGTCTCCCGGGGCGCCTCTCCGCGTGTTTGTCTTGCGTCCAGGGGTCCGGCGAGCCAATGGTGTGGGCATGTCCTCCGTCACCACCGAAGGCATCCGCGTCTCCGTCAAGCCCTCCTACTGGCCGGAGCGCAGCTCTCCGGACTCCCACCAGTACGCCTTCATGTACACGGTGGAAATCACCAACACCGGCCAGGAGCCGGCCCAGCTTCGCAGCCGCCACTGGGTCATCACCGATGCCAGCGGCAAGGTGGAGGAGGTGCGGGGCGAGGGCGTCGTGGGCAAGCAGCCCCGGCTCAATCCCGGCGAGAGCTTCGAGTACACGAGCTGGGCGCAACTGCGCACGCCCTTCGGCTCCATGCGGGGCTCCTACACCCTGGTGCGTCCCGATGGCCGCCAGTTCGAGGCGCGCATCGGTGAGTTCGCCCTCACCCTGCCCCACTCGCTGCACTGAGCCTCCGCCATGCCACTCAAGGGTCTCCTCCTGGTCAACCTGGGCACGCCGGACGCCCCCGAGACGGGTGCCGTGCGCCGCTACCTGCGCGAGTTCCTCAGCGACCCCCGCGTGCTGGACATCCACCCCCTGGGTCGCTCGCTGCTGCTCAACTTCATCATCCTGCCCTTCCGCTCGCCCAAGAGCGCGCACGCCTACCGCACCGTGTGGATGGAGCAGGGCTCGCCCCTGCTGGTGCACTCGCGCGCCCTCGCGGCCGCGGTGGCCGGACGGCTCGCCGACGAGTACGCCGTGGAGCTGGCCATGCGCTATGGCAACCCGTCCCTGCCGGACGCGGTGGCGCGCCTGCGCGCGCGGGGCGTGACGGACTTCACCGTGATGCCGCTCTACCCCCAGGAGGCCCCGTCCTCCTCGGGCTCCACGCTGGCGCGCACCTATGAGGTGCTCAGCCAGTCCTGGGACGTGCCCAACGTGCGCGCCGTGCCCGCCTTCCACAGCCACCCGGCCTTCCTGGATGCCTTCGCCGAGGTGGCCCGCCCCGTCATCTCCAACGCCCGGGCCGAGTACGTCCTCTTCAGCTTCCACGGCGTGCCCGAGCGGCACGTGCGCAAGAGCGATCCCTCGGGCGAGCACTGCCTCGCCTCGGCCGGGTGCTGCGACGCCCTCACGGACGCCAACCGCCACTGCTACCGCGCCCAGTGCTACTCCACGGCGCGAGGGCTCGCCGCGCGCCTGGGGTTGCCCGCC
Encoded proteins:
- the apaG gene encoding Co2+/Mg2+ efflux protein ApaG: MSSVTTEGIRVSVKPSYWPERSSPDSHQYAFMYTVEITNTGQEPAQLRSRHWVITDASGKVEEVRGEGVVGKQPRLNPGESFEYTSWAQLRTPFGSMRGSYTLVRPDGRQFEARIGEFALTLPHSLH
- the hemH gene encoding ferrochelatase, coding for MPLKGLLLVNLGTPDAPETGAVRRYLREFLSDPRVLDIHPLGRSLLLNFIILPFRSPKSAHAYRTVWMEQGSPLLVHSRALAAAVAGRLADEYAVELAMRYGNPSLPDAVARLRARGVTDFTVMPLYPQEAPSSSGSTLARTYEVLSQSWDVPNVRAVPAFHSHPAFLDAFAEVARPVISNARAEYVLFSFHGVPERHVRKSDPSGEHCLASAGCCDALTDANRHCYRAQCYSTARGLAARLGLPADGWSVSFQSRLGRTPWVSPYTDLVLPELAARGIKRLAVMCPAFVADCLETVEEVGVREKERFLASGGESLTLVPSLNAHPAWVDAVVRLVRESAATTSSPAVAAAPLVPAPPA